AACCTGTTTGGATTCTTCTCCGTTAAGAACCAATCCATTCTGGATTTCAAAATCCAAAAAGAAAAACCCAGAAATTTCCTGTACACTCCTATCTTTATAGATAAAACTATTGTCTCTGCCTTTTAAATAAAACCGAAACGACACATACCTACCCGGTTCCAATTCCAAGACTTCTCTTGTTTTTATGAACAACCCAGTATGAACCCCTTTTAAGTTAAGAGCTTCATTTCCCTTGAACTTATCTATAAAATGTTCTTCCCCTCTATCATCAAAAACTGATAATTTGGAAACATTCAATATCATTTCAGAAACTCCTTTTTCCAAAGCGGTCTCGTTGCTAAGTATCAAATCCTCTATTCTATTTCCCTTATCGTCCCATTGATCCATCATATCCAAGGAGAAAGGAATCGACTGCCATATTGTAGGGTAAACTTTTGTATGCTTCATAACAAAATGTATTAAAATTATACGGTACAAAGTTGACCATCGTTTTTGGCCATTAAAACAAGAATATTCTCCAATTTCTATGCTATTTTACCAGTAATACCAAGTTTATTGAGCAAACAAGCCAAAATACCATATTTAATTTAACAGAAAACTAATTATAACTTCTAGAAACGTTAAACAATCCTAAAAGCACACTAAAGTGAATCAAGAATGCGTTGGATTATTAACTACTATAAAAATCTAGACCGATGAAGCGAATGGTCGTTCTTTTGTTTTACTTATTTACGACCCAGATGTTTTCACAACAAAAGACAGGTCCAGAAGTAAAATCAAATCATCAGGAAGTAAAAGTTTTTCCCAATCCCGCTACAAACGTCATCAACATTTTAGGGCTTCAAAACTCGGAAAGGGCACTCATAAGAATATCAGATACCTATGGAAATACAATGATGAACTACCAATGGGAAATAAAGAACAATGCTTTGAATATACCCATTGCCAATTTGGGGCTGGGCATTTATCTTATTACCATCAATTCATCCGAACAAAAGATTCAAAAGAAGTTTTTTAAGCAATAAGGACTATTCAAAAACAAAGTTATAGGTCAGGGCGAACAAGGGACTATTCAAAACAGATATCTCATAAGATCCCAAAGGGCTACCTAGGAAAACATTTGCATCCTCAGGCCCTTGTCTTTGGGTGTAATATAGATTAAAAGGGTTTCTCCTGCCATAGACATTGTAAATTGTAAATATCCAGTCACCTTTCCATTTTCTATTTGGCTTTTTACTGTAGGAAACCTTCCAAGAGAAGTCCAATCTATGATAAGGCCTTAACCTTGCGTTATTTCTTTCCAAGAAAATGGGTATATCCAAGTCCTCTAGCTTAAATACACTATTGGCCGCGGTATAGGGTCTACCTGTTTGCGCCGTAAAATTGAAGCTCCAAGTGTTATAGGGATCACCTTCAAAGTTTACCGTACCATTAAACACATGAGGGCGATCAAAATCAGAGGCGTACCATTGATTATTGTTTATCCGATCGGCCAATTTTTCATTCTGGGATTTCAATAAACTTCTGGACCACGTATAATTGAACCACCCATTAAACTTACCCTTGGGTTTCCTAAAACTTAGTTCAACCCCATAGGCCTTCCCTTCGGCCTGCACAATATCCCTTTCCAAATATTCCTGCAAAAAAAAGTCAGCTCCGGGTTTGTAGGTAAGGTTATTATCCGAGGTTCTATAATAACCCTCCAGACCAAGTTCAATGGTATTATCCTCAATACCCGTATAAATCCCTACTCCAAAAGCATCACTGGACTGTGGCACAATATTGGGGTCCGAGGTTTTCCAACGTGATGTTGGCAAAGGCGTTGTAGAGTTGTACACATTCTGTAAATACTGATTTAACCGCGCGTAACTTGCCTTTATTGAAGTAACTTCGCTGACCTTATAGTTAAGGCCTAATCTAGGTTCCAAGTCATTATAAGTCTTTACTCCTGCACCTTTTTCAAATATTGTGGTCCCGACCAGCTCTCCCGTGATATCATTAAAATATCCTTGGGTATACGGACCAACAAAAACGAAATGATTGAATCTAAGACCCGCCGAAAATTTAAATCTTTCTCCCAACAACCAATTTAGGTTACCGTATCCTGCAAAGACATAGCTATTTTCTTGACCAAGATCAACCGGAAGAATGCTGTTTCCGTTTCCAGGATCAAGGTTACCTGGCTGAATAGTGTATTTATTGACCTGCACCCCACCATAATAATCTACCTTATCATTTACTATATTGGATAATTCCGAAACGAAACTTAAATAATTGATACCAGAAACAAATTCAATATCATTGTCATTTCCCTGTTCTGGAAAAATAGTCCTAGGTTTATAATCACTAGCCACAAAAATGTTCCTTAAATTGACATCATTATTAAAACTATGTGTCCAGTTTAAAGTTCCGTTCAAAGTTCTAAAATCGTACTGATTGCTTTCCGAATTGATATTTTGAATTTTGGTAATGAGATCTAGTTGATAGAAATCCTTGGTATAGAAACCTGTAAAAGACACCTGATCCTTTTCTGATGGCAAATACAATAGTTTCATCGTAGCGTCCTGAAAATTGGCTTTAGTATTTTTCAGTCTTTCAGAGAAGAGCGGAAGTAAAAAATCCGTAAAGCCAACCCTGCCTCCTATACTTACCATCAACTTATCTTGAATCAAGGGAGTTTCCATAGACAACCTACTGGATACCAAACCCACGCCTCCACTTAACTTAAACTTATTTGTGTAGGGATTCTTTACCTTAACATCCAATACCGAAGTAGTTCTGCCCCCAAATCTGGCCGGAATATTGGCCCGATACAGATCAACCGAGGATACGGCTTCCGGGGTAAAAACTGAAAAAAGCCCAAAAAGATGGGTTGGATTAAAAACGGGGGCATAGTCATAAAGTAATAAATTTTGGTCCAAAGACCCTCCCCGAACGGACAGTCCATTACTAAGTTCACCTGCATTGTTAACCCCGGCCAATAAGGTCATGCCCCTTAGTACATCAAATTCGCCTATAGCAGCAGGGATTTTTTTAAGTTCTTGGGCATTTAGTTCCAAAGCGCCCATTTGGGGGGATTCTAGATTATCCAAGACTTGTTTTGCACGCACGATTACCTCTGACAACTGTTCTTCTTGCGGTCTTAATTTTACTGTAATTATCTTGCTCTCTTTGAGTGACACGTTAAAGGCTTCTTGAGCAAATCCTATATAGTTTACGGTTAATGTGTACTCCCCTTGTGGCAACTCTATTGAGAAACGACCAGCTTCGTTGGAAACACCACCACAAGAACAAGGGTTTATGGCTATTTGCGCATTATCCAAAGGCAAATCTGTTCCCTCGGTCAAAACTATCAAGGATAATGTGTAGTTCTGGGCATTAGAGATAAGGCCTACAAGGAGTAGAACTATTACAGCAATAAGGTGTTGGGCTTTATCTGTCATATTTTGTTTTTTATTGCCAGCCTGCGGGTTCTATGGCCGTTCTATATCTCGATTCTTCACAGGGGGCAAGCTGTGTTGGCGGCGGTGGATATGGAGAATTCATTGTGGGTTCCAACGATATATTAGGCGGCTGCAAACCTTCCAGGACCGGATCATCAATGTATACTCTTTCCACAAAAACATTGGCCACCGAAGAGGCCGCTGCCGTAAACCTACCCAAAACAAATTCATCGGCGTCGTTCACATTATAAAGATTTCCAATAAGGGCGGCAGGGGGTGGAGCGTTGAAACCTGACGAATTGTCCACTATATCCTTTAGGACTTTATAGTATTTATAGGCTGCAGGAGTCAAAGAAAATTGCTGTACCTCAATGACCATCTCCTCATTGGTATAAAGAGGAATTTTACCAACTTCCAAACCAGAGATGGTCTTCCCATTGGTAAATTGATCATCGAAAATATTTACTTCTTCTGAATATCTAATTCTCCAGCACTCGGTTTCACAGAGATAATCAAAATACCTTAATTGTCTATTACTAAGATCGTATGGAATGCATTTTCCGTTTCTATATATTCCTTCATAACATCGAATACAATAATTAAGGTTTTCAAAAGACCGGTAACTCCAATAATAATTATTCTCCCCTTCTCCAGGGTCATCAAAACTGACAATAATTTTGTGTCCGGGTATAAACTTGTCCAACCCCTCCCGATATTCCAACTCCTTAACATAGTCTATGGACACATCCTCTATTGGCACAGGCTCCAAAACCGGTTCAGGTTCGGACTCATATACTCTACCATCGGGGAGAATCACCGTAAGCTTCCATCGTTCTCCAGGTACTACCATAAATTCCTGGGGCGAGACGTAAGTATTCGCTATTTCTATAAAATTTATTGACTGACCATTATCAACATTTTCAACCACCACGGATGCACCCTGTATAAAGTTTAACCCTCTGATACCAAATTCCGTTATAGATTCATTGATTGTGACAAATGATGCACCAGCATTGGAACTGGCAAAACCTTCTATAAAGATCAAACCATCTTCATAGTCATATTCAGGAGTTACTGGGTCGATACACGAATTTAGTAGAAGAACCGTAGCAAGTAAAACTAACCGTTTTGGTTTAATGGTAAAAAAAACAAAAATCCTTTTCAATTTCATCCATTTAAAATTATTAATCCCGCCATCCCATTGGTGTTAGAGATGTTCTGTATCTACCTTCTACACAGGGAAAAGTCACTACGACTTGCCCAAGTCCGGTTTCAATCCGGAATGGCGGTTTTTCCTCCAAAGGTCTTTCCTCTATACCCGAACGGTCAATAAGAATAGAAAAGTCGGTACTTGCCGTGGCTGTACATCTTCCTAGAACAATTACTTCCTCATCCGAAACGTTATACATATTCCCGATCAAAGCAGCTGGCGGAGGAGCATTAATACCTTCATTATTATCCACTATGTCCTTTAATGTTTTTATAATATTTGTAAGCCTTAGGGGTTAAAGATAACTGTTCTACGAAAACAAGGGTATTTTCTTTTGTATACAAGGTTAAAATCGCCACAGACAAGTCCTGAATTGATTTGCCATTGGTAAATTCGTCCTTGAATAAACTTACTTCCTCGTTATAACGAATTCTCCAACATGGCACCTCGCAAGGATAGGAAAATCCAAATTGTGTATCAGACTTTTCAATGGTTACAAAACAGGAAATAGGTATATTAGAGGCAAAAGCATCTACGAAAATAAGGCCTCCATTAAAATCAAATTCAGGTGCTACGGGATCAATACAGCCATTTAGCAATAAAGTGAAAAATAAAAACGATTGGAATTTAATTACTCCTAGTCGGAAAGATTTAACATTTAATGCTTTCAATTTTTGGCTTTGAAAAATATAGCCTGAAAAATAGGACTTAAATACACCATTTTAGCATTAAAAATGTTAAAATAATACGGAAAACAAAAAACCTCCAACATTACATTGAAGGTTTTTGTTTAATATCATTTAAGATGGTCATTATCTTCTTTGGAAAACCAATTGCCCACTTTCATTGAACTCCGGTATTTGCAAGTCGGCGGCGTCTACCAACATAATGTCCCCGTCTATGGTGACATCTACCTCGACGATATTTCCATCTATATCCACAAAGGATACCACATTGTTTTCATAGGTATAGGTACTGGATTCCGTATCCGATGTTGTTGGACAAGGAATGTCCAAGCCTGTTTGAGTAGCATTAATTTCTATGTAGTTTGCAGAATTCGTTGCCGTAGCGGTCAAATCCTCATTAAATCGTAAGGTGATTATGTAACAATCCTTGTCCGTTAGGTAGTCAAGAATTTCCTTTCCAAAAATGGCATTATCACTGGCGGTAGACTCATCAATTCGAAGCTCAGTGGCATCCCATGTCCCAACGATACTAGCAGAAGTTTCTATTTCCAAACCGTTGCCCTTATCAGAACTACAAGAAAAAATGAATGATGACAGAAGAAACAAGAAAATACTATTTCTCATATATACGCTATTTATTGTTCAGATATAGAACGTATTAAATATCATAATATTTCCCTAAAACATAAATGCTTTTTAAGTCTCAAAAAAGGAATTACAAGATAAATCTATAGGTTGCCTTTAAAAGAAAAGTATTGTCCTTTTTCTGACCGAGAATCTGACTGTCCAAATTCCTTCCCAAGGTTTCTGTAGGGTCACCAAAGCCAACCACCCCCTGGGACCAAACCAAGAAGATTTCAGATCCGGGAATATATTCCCATCGCAAAACCAAATTTGACCTAAATTGTACGAAAGAAAAGTCGGGGTCCTCAATCTCGTAATCCATATTTCCGTCCAGGTTTTCATCGACTAGATATGAACCTGTATTGTTGGGCCTTGAAATTTGTGTGTCCGAAAACAGGGTTACTCTCTCATTCAATTTCTCCGCTATAGGATTGTTCACATAGTTAAAGGCATCATAGATTCCCCTAGAGATGAAGGGTTCACCATAATATTGGATGGAGAGATTGGGATTCAGGCTATAATTAAACCGAATGGTGGTATTAAACGTACGCTGGTCTATATTGGCTGTAATATATCTAGGGGATCCATTGAATGAGGTTTCGGCCACATACTGCGTCTTATTGGGGTTTTCCTCATATTCTGACGAAAGGGATAGACTAAATGCATCAAAAGGCTGGTAATTACATCGGAACACGTATCGCTTTAACGAAAAGTTGTCCTCTGCGGCTTGACTGTTTACATAACCCAATGTAAAGTTGAATTTTTTTCTTCTGTCCGATCCAAAAAATACATACCAAAAATTTTCTTCGGACCATTGCCATCTCGGGCCACCTCGTAAAACTGTATTCGAGAAAATCCTAGGTTTATGGGCTGCTCCAGCTTCTGTCCACCAATTGTTCTTATAATTTATAAAACCTTGGAATTCGTATTGAATCCTATTATAGTTTCCTTGAAAATCATAGGTAGTAAATTGTTCCAACCCCAACTGTGCGGTCCTGTACAAACTTGTAGGCTTTAAAAACAACCTACGAAGCTGGGCATATTGTTTTATTTCATCGGCCTGCCTTAAAAAGCCTACATCGTTCAATTCCAGTTCGGGAGAACGCCATAGGACCCCTCCATTATATCTCCAACTACCCCCACCGGCTTTTCCCGCTTCTAGTTTGCCTCCTGTTCCTGTCATTGATGTTCTTGTACCATCCACCTCCACATGATCTGCATCCACCCTTTGAAAAAGATGTGTGATACTGGTCTGGGTTTGTTCTATTGCTTCTTCACTTCCTACAATATGGCTTCCTACAAAGTTACCTTCAACATAGTACTTCCTCTCTTTCCAATTGTGCTTAAAATCCAAACCTCCGGAGTATGCCGATTTTCTTAAAAAATTAAGGTTATCGGGAATATTTCTATTGGTAGCAGTAATAATTCCACCAACGTAAGAATTCCTCTGGTTAAAATCCTTTTGAACCCTGCCCACCAAATAATTTGTCAGAG
This window of the Maribacter cobaltidurans genome carries:
- a CDS encoding T9SS type A sorting domain-containing protein — translated: MKRMVVLLFYLFTTQMFSQQKTGPEVKSNHQEVKVFPNPATNVINILGLQNSERALIRISDTYGNTMMNYQWEIKNNALNIPIANLGLGIYLITINSSEQKIQKKFFKQ
- a CDS encoding TonB-dependent receptor is translated as MTDKAQHLIAVIVLLLVGLISNAQNYTLSLIVLTEGTDLPLDNAQIAINPCSCGGVSNEAGRFSIELPQGEYTLTVNYIGFAQEAFNVSLKESKIITVKLRPQEEQLSEVIVRAKQVLDNLESPQMGALELNAQELKKIPAAIGEFDVLRGMTLLAGVNNAGELSNGLSVRGGSLDQNLLLYDYAPVFNPTHLFGLFSVFTPEAVSSVDLYRANIPARFGGRTTSVLDVKVKNPYTNKFKLSGGVGLVSSRLSMETPLIQDKLMVSIGGRVGFTDFLLPLFSERLKNTKANFQDATMKLLYLPSEKDQVSFTGFYTKDFYQLDLITKIQNINSESNQYDFRTLNGTLNWTHSFNNDVNLRNIFVASDYKPRTIFPEQGNDNDIEFVSGINYLSFVSELSNIVNDKVDYYGGVQVNKYTIQPGNLDPGNGNSILPVDLGQENSYVFAGYGNLNWLLGERFKFSAGLRFNHFVFVGPYTQGYFNDITGELVGTTIFEKGAGVKTYNDLEPRLGLNYKVSEVTSIKASYARLNQYLQNVYNSTTPLPTSRWKTSDPNIVPQSSDAFGVGIYTGIEDNTIELGLEGYYRTSDNNLTYKPGADFFLQEYLERDIVQAEGKAYGVELSFRKPKGKFNGWFNYTWSRSLLKSQNEKLADRINNNQWYASDFDRPHVFNGTVNFEGDPYNTWSFNFTAQTGRPYTAANSVFKLEDLDIPIFLERNNARLRPYHRLDFSWKVSYSKKPNRKWKGDWIFTIYNVYGRRNPFNLYYTQRQGPEDANVFLGSPLGSYEISVLNSPLFALTYNFVFE
- a CDS encoding DUF4249 domain-containing protein, with amino-acid sequence MKRIFVFFTIKPKRLVLLATVLLLNSCIDPVTPEYDYEDGLIFIEGFASSNAGASFVTINESITEFGIRGLNFIQGASVVVENVDNGQSINFIEIANTYVSPQEFMVVPGERWKLTVILPDGRVYESEPEPVLEPVPIEDVSIDYVKELEYREGLDKFIPGHKIIVSFDDPGEGENNYYWSYRSFENLNYCIRCYEGIYRNGKCIPYDLSNRQLRYFDYLCETECWRIRYSEEVNIFDDQFTNGKTISGLEVGKIPLYTNEEMVIEVQQFSLTPAAYKYYKVLKDIVDNSSGFNAPPPAALIGNLYNVNDADEFVLGRFTAAASSVANVFVERVYIDDPVLEGLQPPNISLEPTMNSPYPPPPTQLAPCEESRYRTAIEPAGWQ
- a CDS encoding lipocalin family protein, translating into MRNSIFLFLLSSFIFSCSSDKGNGLEIETSASIVGTWDATELRIDESTASDNAIFGKEILDYLTDKDCYIITLRFNEDLTATATNSANYIEINATQTGLDIPCPTTSDTESSTYTYENNVVSFVDIDGNIVEVDVTIDGDIMLVDAADLQIPEFNESGQLVFQRR
- a CDS encoding DUF5916 domain-containing protein, whose translation is MLNKLGWTSIFLLAFLSLYAQEDSVSVSKRTYVTKALPVGEVLEIDGMLNDKGWNVVPLEGDFTVFDPNNGETPSQPTKFKITYDSKFLYIGIRCYDSIPSKIERRLARRDNFAGDWIEINIDSYNDKRTGFSFNVSAAGVKGDEFISQNGNNWDPSWNPIWYTATNIDKEGWTAEMKIPFSQIKFGAKEEQIWGLQLNRRFFRAEERSLWQPMPRDAPGWVSEFGTLRGLFDIQPQKQLEIQPFVVNQLDTYPPEAGNPFRDGSDFRFNGGLDAKIGITNDLTLDLTVNPDFGQVDADPGAIALDGFQIFFEERRPFFIENKNIFDYEFADGNDNLFYSRRIGRSPQGFVVDEDAEYVDQPKNSTILGAAKFSGKTKNGWSLGLLESVTGNMYADVLDTLGNGRRELVEPLTNYLVGRVQKDFNQRNSYVGGIITATNRNIPDNLNFLRKSAYSGGLDFKHNWKERKYYVEGNFVGSHIVGSEEAIEQTQTSITHLFQRVDADHVEVDGTRTSMTGTGGKLEAGKAGGGSWRYNGGVLWRSPELELNDVGFLRQADEIKQYAQLRRLFLKPTSLYRTAQLGLEQFTTYDFQGNYNRIQYEFQGFINYKNNWWTEAGAAHKPRIFSNTVLRGGPRWQWSEENFWYVFFGSDRRKKFNFTLGYVNSQAAEDNFSLKRYVFRCNYQPFDAFSLSLSSEYEENPNKTQYVAETSFNGSPRYITANIDQRTFNTTIRFNYSLNPNLSIQYYGEPFISRGIYDAFNYVNNPIAEKLNERVTLFSDTQISRPNNTGSYLVDENLDGNMDYEIEDPDFSFVQFRSNLVLRWEYIPGSEIFLVWSQGVVGFGDPTETLGRNLDSQILGQKKDNTFLLKATYRFIL